In Macaca fascicularis isolate 582-1 chromosome X, T2T-MFA8v1.1, one DNA window encodes the following:
- the LOC102139876 gene encoding melanoma-associated antigen D4 isoform X1: MAEGSFSVQSESYSVEDMDEGSDEVREEEMVEGNDYEEFGAFGGYGTLTSFDIHILRAFGSLGPGLRILSNEPWELENPVLAQTLVEALQLDPDTLANETAARAANVARAAASNRAARAAAAAARTAFTQVVASHRVATPQVSGEDTQPTTYAAEAQGPTPEPPLASPQTSQMLVTSEMAAPGAPVTSTKSQTGSPAQEAATEGPSSACAFSQAPCAREVDTTRPSTAFLGQNDVFDFTQPAGVSGMAFPRPKRPAPAQEAATEGSSAASGVPQTGPGREVAATRPKTTKSGKALAKTRWVEPQNVVAAAAAKAKMATSIPEPEGAAAATAQHSAEPWARMGGKRTKKSKHLDDEYESSEEEREPPAVPPTWRASQPSLTVRAQLAPRRPVAPRSQIPSRHVLCLPPRNVTLLQERANKLVKYLMIKDYKKIPIKRADMLKDVIREYDEHFPEIIERATYTLEKKFGIHLKEIDKEEHLYILVCTRDSSARLLGKTKDTPRLSLLLVILGVIFMNGNRASEAVLWEALRKMGLRPGVRHPFLGDLRKLITDDFVKQKYLEYKKIPNSNPPEYEFLWGLRARHETSKMRVLRFIAQNQNRDPREWKAHFLEAVDDAFKTMDVDMAEEHARAQMRAQMNIGDEALIGRWSWDDIQVELLTWDEDGDFGDAWARIPFAFWARYHQYILNSNRANRRATWRAGVSSGTNGGASTSVLDGPSTSSTIRTRNAARAGASFFSWIQHR, translated from the exons GACATCCATATCCTCAGAGCCTTCGGAAGCTTGGGTCCCGGCCTTCGCATCTTATCG AATGAGCCCTGGGAACTGGAAAACCCTGTGCTGGCCCAGACCCTGGTGGAGGCATTGCAACTGGATCCGGACACACTTGCCAATGAGACCGCCGCCCGTGCTGCCAATGTAGCCCGCGCCGCCGCCTCCAACCGTGCGGCTCGGGCCGCTGCCGCCGCTGCCCGTACCGCCTTCACTCAGGTGGTCGCTAGCCACCGGGTGGCCACGCCGCAGGTCTCAGGAGAGGATACCCAGCCCACGACCTACGCCGCCGAGGCTCAGGGACCCACCCCTGAGCCACCCCTTGCTTCTCCGCAGACCTCCCAGATGTTAGTCACCAGTGAGATGGCTGCCCCCGGGGCCCCAGTAACCTCCACAAAGTCCCAGACAGGCTCCCCGGCCCAGGAGGCTGCTACCGAGGGCCCTAGTAGCGCCTGTGCTTTCTCTCAGGCTCCGTGTGCCAGGGAGGTGGACACCACCCGGCCCAGCACAGCCTTCCTGGGTCAGAATGATGTCTTTGATTTCACTCAGCCGGCGGGGGTCAGTGGCATGGCCTTCCCACGCCCCAAGAGACCTGCCCCAGCCCAAGAggctgccacggagggctccagTGCTGCCTCCGGTGTGCCCCAGACTGGACCTGGCAGAGAGGTGGCAGCCACCCGGCCCAAGACCACCAAGTCAGGGAAGGCGCTGGCCAAGACTCGGTGGGTGGAGCCTCAGAACGTTGTGGCAGCAGCTGCTGCCAAGGCCAAGATGGCCACGAGCATCCCTGAGCCGGAGGGCGCAGCTGCTGCCACTGCTCAGCACAGTGCTGAGCCCTGGGCCAGGATGGGAGGCAAGAGGACCAAGAAG TCCAAGCACCTGGATGATGAGTATGAGAGCAGCGAGGAGGAGAGAGAGCCTCCTGCGGTCCCACCCACCTGGAGAGCATCACAGCCCTCATTGACGGTGCGGGCTCAGTTGGCCCCTCGGCGCCCGGTGGCCCCGAGGTCCCAGATACCCTCAAGGCACGTACTGTGCCTGCCGCCCCGCAACGTGACGCTTCTGCAAGAGAGG GCAAATAAGTTGGTAAAATACCTGATGATTAAGGACTACAAGAAGATCCCCATCAAGCGTGCAG ACATGCTGAAGGATGTCATCAGAGAATATGATGAACATTTCCCTGAGATCATTGAACGAGCAACGTACACCCTGGAAAAG AAGTTTGGGATCCACCTGAAGGAGATCGACAAGGAAGAACACCTGTATATTCTTGTCTGCACACGGGACTCCTCAGCTCGCCTCCTTGGAAA AACCAAGGACACTCCCAGGCTGAGTCTCCTCTTGGTGATTCTGGGCGTCATCTTCATGAATGGCAACCGTGCCAGCGAGG CTGTCCTCTGGGAGGCACTACGCAAGATGGGACTGCGCCCTGG GGTGAGGCACCCATTCCTCGGCGATCTGAGGAAGCTCATCACAGATGACTTTGTGAAGCAGAA GTACCTGGAATACAAGAAGATCCCTAACAGCAACCCACCTGAGTATGAATTCCTCTGGGGCCTGCGAGCCCGCCATGAGACCAGCAAGATGAGGGTCCTGAGATTCATCGCCCAG AATCAGAACCGAGACCCCCGGGAATGGAAGGCTCATTTCTTGGAGGCTGTGGATGATGCTTTCAAGACAATGGATGTGGATATGGCCGAGGAACATGCCAGGGCCCAGATGAGGGCCCAGATGAATATCGGGGACGAAGCTCTGATTGGACGGTGGAGCTGGGATGACATACAAGTCGAGCTCCTGACCTGGGATGAGGACGGAGATTTTGGCGACGCCTGGGCCAGGATCCCCTTTGCTTTCTGGGCCAGATACCATCAGTACATTCTGAATAGCAACCGTGCCAACAGGAGGGCCACGTGGAGAGCTGGTGTCAGCAGTGGCACCAATGGAGGGGCCAGCACCAGCGTCCTAGATGGCCCTAGCACCAGCTCCACCATCCGGACCAGAAATGCCGCCAGAGCTGGCGCCAGCTTCTTCTCCTGGATCCA GCACCGTTGA
- the LOC102139876 gene encoding melanoma-associated antigen D4 isoform X2 has translation MAEGSFSVQSESYSVEDMDEGSDEVREEEMVEGNDYEEFGAFGGYGTLTSFDIHILRAFGSLGPGLRILSNEPWELENPVLAQTLVEALQLDPDTLANETAARAANVARAAASNRAARAAAAAARTAFTQVVASHRVATPQVSGEDTQPTTYAAEAQGPTPEPPLASPQTSQMLVTSEMAAPGAPVTSTKSQTGSPAQEAATEGPSSACAFSQAPCAREVDTTRPSTAFLGQNDVFDFTQPAGVSGMAFPRPKRPAPAQEAATEGSSAASGVPQTGPGREVAATRPKTTKSGKALAKTRWVEPQNVVAAAAAKAKMATSIPEPEGAAAATAQHSAEPWARMGGKRTKKSKHLDDEYESSEEEREPPAVPPTWRASQPSLTVRAQLAPRRPVAPRSQIPSRHVLCLPPRNVTLLQERANKLVKYLMIKDYKKIPIKRADMLKDVIREYDEHFPEIIERATYTLEKKFGIHLKEIDKEEHLYILVCTRDSSARLLGKTKDTPRLSLLLVILGVIFMNGNRASEAVLWEALRKMGLRPGVRHPFLGDLRKLITDDFVKQKNLELREGTPLSVAPSWYLEYKKIPNSNPPEYEFLWGLRARHETSKMRVLRFIAQNQNRDPREWKAHFLEAVDDAFKTMDVDMAEEHARAQMRAQMNIGDEALIGRWSWDDIQVELLTWDEDGDFGDAWARIPFAFWARYHQYILNSNRANRRATWRAGVSSGTNGGASTSVLDGPSTSSTIRTRNAARAGASFFSWIQHR, from the exons GACATCCATATCCTCAGAGCCTTCGGAAGCTTGGGTCCCGGCCTTCGCATCTTATCG AATGAGCCCTGGGAACTGGAAAACCCTGTGCTGGCCCAGACCCTGGTGGAGGCATTGCAACTGGATCCGGACACACTTGCCAATGAGACCGCCGCCCGTGCTGCCAATGTAGCCCGCGCCGCCGCCTCCAACCGTGCGGCTCGGGCCGCTGCCGCCGCTGCCCGTACCGCCTTCACTCAGGTGGTCGCTAGCCACCGGGTGGCCACGCCGCAGGTCTCAGGAGAGGATACCCAGCCCACGACCTACGCCGCCGAGGCTCAGGGACCCACCCCTGAGCCACCCCTTGCTTCTCCGCAGACCTCCCAGATGTTAGTCACCAGTGAGATGGCTGCCCCCGGGGCCCCAGTAACCTCCACAAAGTCCCAGACAGGCTCCCCGGCCCAGGAGGCTGCTACCGAGGGCCCTAGTAGCGCCTGTGCTTTCTCTCAGGCTCCGTGTGCCAGGGAGGTGGACACCACCCGGCCCAGCACAGCCTTCCTGGGTCAGAATGATGTCTTTGATTTCACTCAGCCGGCGGGGGTCAGTGGCATGGCCTTCCCACGCCCCAAGAGACCTGCCCCAGCCCAAGAggctgccacggagggctccagTGCTGCCTCCGGTGTGCCCCAGACTGGACCTGGCAGAGAGGTGGCAGCCACCCGGCCCAAGACCACCAAGTCAGGGAAGGCGCTGGCCAAGACTCGGTGGGTGGAGCCTCAGAACGTTGTGGCAGCAGCTGCTGCCAAGGCCAAGATGGCCACGAGCATCCCTGAGCCGGAGGGCGCAGCTGCTGCCACTGCTCAGCACAGTGCTGAGCCCTGGGCCAGGATGGGAGGCAAGAGGACCAAGAAG TCCAAGCACCTGGATGATGAGTATGAGAGCAGCGAGGAGGAGAGAGAGCCTCCTGCGGTCCCACCCACCTGGAGAGCATCACAGCCCTCATTGACGGTGCGGGCTCAGTTGGCCCCTCGGCGCCCGGTGGCCCCGAGGTCCCAGATACCCTCAAGGCACGTACTGTGCCTGCCGCCCCGCAACGTGACGCTTCTGCAAGAGAGG GCAAATAAGTTGGTAAAATACCTGATGATTAAGGACTACAAGAAGATCCCCATCAAGCGTGCAG ACATGCTGAAGGATGTCATCAGAGAATATGATGAACATTTCCCTGAGATCATTGAACGAGCAACGTACACCCTGGAAAAG AAGTTTGGGATCCACCTGAAGGAGATCGACAAGGAAGAACACCTGTATATTCTTGTCTGCACACGGGACTCCTCAGCTCGCCTCCTTGGAAA AACCAAGGACACTCCCAGGCTGAGTCTCCTCTTGGTGATTCTGGGCGTCATCTTCATGAATGGCAACCGTGCCAGCGAGG CTGTCCTCTGGGAGGCACTACGCAAGATGGGACTGCGCCCTGG GGTGAGGCACCCATTCCTCGGCGATCTGAGGAAGCTCATCACAGATGACTTTGTGAAGCAGAA GAACctggagctcagagaggggaCGCCTCTGAGCGTGGCTCCCAGCTG GTACCTGGAATACAAGAAGATCCCTAACAGCAACCCACCTGAGTATGAATTCCTCTGGGGCCTGCGAGCCCGCCATGAGACCAGCAAGATGAGGGTCCTGAGATTCATCGCCCAG AATCAGAACCGAGACCCCCGGGAATGGAAGGCTCATTTCTTGGAGGCTGTGGATGATGCTTTCAAGACAATGGATGTGGATATGGCCGAGGAACATGCCAGGGCCCAGATGAGGGCCCAGATGAATATCGGGGACGAAGCTCTGATTGGACGGTGGAGCTGGGATGACATACAAGTCGAGCTCCTGACCTGGGATGAGGACGGAGATTTTGGCGACGCCTGGGCCAGGATCCCCTTTGCTTTCTGGGCCAGATACCATCAGTACATTCTGAATAGCAACCGTGCCAACAGGAGGGCCACGTGGAGAGCTGGTGTCAGCAGTGGCACCAATGGAGGGGCCAGCACCAGCGTCCTAGATGGCCCTAGCACCAGCTCCACCATCCGGACCAGAAATGCCGCCAGAGCTGGCGCCAGCTTCTTCTCCTGGATCCA GCACCGTTGA